The segment GGGTTTGGCTGGGTGCCGTTTGATGCCACGCCCGGTTTTCGCATGACGTTCGCGGCCGCGCCCGTCAAGCCCTCTCCCATCGCGTCTTCACATCCTGGAGCGCGGCGCGGGGCGCTCGCCGGATCGCACGTGTCGCACAGGCCGTTCGGGGTGGAGGATCTGGGGTTGGCTGTCGCGGGGTGCGCCGCGGCGAGCCTCGCCTTGGCTGCGGTTGTGCGCCGGAGGCGGTGCAGGGTGTGGCAAGGCGAGCAGGAGGCGTTTGTGCGCCTCGTCGGCCAGGCGAAAGCGCGGCTCGGTCTGTCGCCAGGCGCAACCCTGCGCGATCTTCGGCCGCTCGCCGCAAGCGCCGGGGCCGAGGGCGCGTTTGACGCGTGGCTGCGCGCGGCCGAGGCGAAGTTGTACGGCTCGTCACCCGAACCTTCCCCTGACTGGCGCGATCTCGCCGCGCCGCTGGCCCGGTGGCTCGACGCGGCTCCGACCAAGGAAGTGCAGGCCAAGCGGTAGGCGATCTGCCGATAGCCAGGGCGCCGCTGCGGGACTCGGGTTGCACCGGCAAAACGATGTTTCACTTCTGAATTTCCTGGGTCGATCTCCGGCAAACCGTGGTAAGATGAAGAGAGAATGTCGCTGAAGAACCGGGGGATGACCATGCAGACGGGCATCGAGCGGGTGCGGATCGAGACGCCGTATCCCGAAGATCACGTAAACGCATACCTCCTATTGGGCGATCCGCTCACGCTGGTGGATACCGGGCTTCCCTTTGCCAAATCGCAGGAGCAGCTGCAGGCCGGTCTTGCTGAACACGGGGTTTCCTTCGCGGACATCGAGCAGATCTTGGTCACGCACATGCACTTGGACCACATCGGCGCGGTCTCCGCGGTGCAGCGGGCATCTGGCGCGCGCATCGTCGTCTCCTCGTCGGCGCGGCGCATTGTGGAACTGGGCGAAGAAGAGCACCGCCGCTTCGACGCGTTCTACCAGGCGTTTGCGCGAGAGGCGGGATCGGATGTTCACTGGGAGTCGCGCATCTGGATGCAAAAGTACGACTGGCGCGACGTCGTGTACGTCGAGGACGGCGATAGGGTGCGCGCAGGCGGGCGCGACTGGCGCGTGATGTACGTCCCCGGGCACAGCCGGACCGACATCTGCCTCGTGGATGCAGACGGATGCGCCATTGTCGGGGACCATCTGCTACCGACCATCTCCTCCAACGCGTTTGTCGAGCCCCCGGCCGCTCCGGCCGCTCCTCGCCCGAAACCGCTCCTCGACTACCGGGCGTCGATGGAGCGCACCCGCGCGCTCGATCTCAAGATCATCTATCCTGGCCATGGGGATCCGTTCTCGGATCATCGGGCGCTCATCGACAGGCGCTTCGCGGAACACGAGTCGCGCTGCCAACAGATCTGGGAAGCGCTCGCGGCGGGCGCGTCGACGGTGGCGGAGGTGACCGCGCGCTTGTTCCCCAAGCTGCAAGGGCCCGTGGTCATGCTTGGGCTGTCGGAGGTGCAAGGTCACCTCGATCTGATGGAGAGCCGCGGTCAGGTGACCTCGTCGATGGACGGGGCGGTTCGAAGGTGGACCTGTGCGACCGCCTCGGCTCGATAGCGGCATGGCGGGCGTGAAGAGCCCTCGTTTTCCCAAATTGACGCCTCTTGTCGAAACCGATAGAATGGGTGCGTAATCCGAGACTCGTATAATGCCGGGAATACGGCCCGGCAGTCTCTACGAGGCGACCGTAAATCGCCTTGCTACGAGGTCGGGCAGGAACGTCGCATACGCCGCCGGAGAGCACGCGCGCCGCAGCGCGAGGCGCAGCTCTCCTGCGCCTTCGTGTGCTTCTTCCGGCTTGGACGGGCCGATCCTCGTGGACGTGCGGGATCGGCCCGTTGTCGTAACCGTTCCTCGCGACCTTTTCCGCAAAGGAGTGCCTGTCGATGCATGAACTTGTGGCCGTCCTCGACTTCGGAGGCCAGTACAACCAGCTGATTGCACGGCGCATCCGCGAGCTCGGGGTGTATTCCGAGCTTCTGCCCCACACGACGTCGGCCGAGGAATTGAAGTCGCGCCCTTTGAAGGGCATCGTGTTCTCGGGGGGGCCGAAGAGCGTGTTTGCGGAGGGGGCTCCGGATGTCGATCCCGCCGTGTTTCAGCTCGGGGTCCCCATTCTCGGCATCTGCTACGGGATGCAGCTTGTGGCCAAGCGATTCCATGCGGA is part of the Alicyclobacillus vulcanalis genome and harbors:
- a CDS encoding MBL fold metallo-hydrolase, with protein sequence MSLKNRGMTMQTGIERVRIETPYPEDHVNAYLLLGDPLTLVDTGLPFAKSQEQLQAGLAEHGVSFADIEQILVTHMHLDHIGAVSAVQRASGARIVVSSSARRIVELGEEEHRRFDAFYQAFAREAGSDVHWESRIWMQKYDWRDVVYVEDGDRVRAGGRDWRVMYVPGHSRTDICLVDADGCAIVGDHLLPTISSNAFVEPPAAPAAPRPKPLLDYRASMERTRALDLKIIYPGHGDPFSDHRALIDRRFAEHESRCQQIWEALAAGASTVAEVTARLFPKLQGPVVMLGLSEVQGHLDLMESRGQVTSSMDGAVRRWTCATASAR